In Desulfobacterales bacterium, the sequence AAAAGGGCCGGTTGGCAATGGCCCGGCTGGTCAAGGAGTTGAGCGGACTCAGCTCGGTGGGTTCCGCCTCGGCAAACGCCATCACCTTCTCCTCCTACAAAAACGAGATTCTCGGCAATCATGCCATCGCTCTGTCCGGGACCGAGGTGACCCTGGACAAGGATATCCTGGTCGACCGGGTGGATGACTTCAGCCTGGCCTACTACGATACCTTTGACGGCACCCCGTATACCAACTGGTCTGATTCCCGGCGA encodes:
- a CDS encoding prepilin-type N-terminal cleavage/methylation domain-containing protein encodes the protein MRRDRKNQQGFSLVEIIVVLIMTGILAVMAGRMVAPSIKGYLLARDNTATAQKGRLAMARLVKELSGLSSVGSASANAITFSSYKNEILGNHAIALSGTEVTLDKDILVDRVDDFSLAYYDTFDGTPYTNWSDSRRIIRITLGLQGADNIVSVFTTRIVPRNI